In Microbacterium sp. SLBN-146, one genomic interval encodes:
- a CDS encoding DNA polymerase IV — translation MSDPSAPWVLHVDLDQFIAAVEVLRRPELAGLPVIVGGRGDPTERAVVSTASYEARAFGVGSGMPLRIAARKVPDAIILPVDAPAYTAASDEVMATLRSHPGAVVQVLGWDEAFVGITTDDPEAEARSIQRAVMDRTRLHCSVGIGDTLVRAKNAMDFGKPQGVFRLTAANWLEVMGPRPTSALWGVGSKVSKRLAALGITTVDELARADVDALAGEFGPKMGPWYRQLGRGDGSAEVDDTPWVARGHGHETTFQENLVARTDIEQAARVLIAEVLRDVAAEGRAVVGVGLKVRYAPFTTKTFVHKIAPTFDRALVEAETMKLVDKIEHGREIRLLGARAEMEMPDDAREGHTPTRGGW, via the coding sequence ATGAGCGACCCGTCCGCCCCGTGGGTGCTGCACGTCGACCTCGACCAGTTCATCGCTGCCGTCGAGGTGCTGCGTCGTCCCGAACTCGCCGGCCTGCCGGTCATCGTCGGCGGGCGCGGCGACCCGACCGAGCGCGCCGTCGTCTCGACGGCCTCCTACGAGGCGCGCGCTTTCGGTGTGGGATCAGGGATGCCGCTGCGGATCGCGGCACGCAAGGTGCCGGACGCGATCATCCTCCCCGTCGATGCCCCGGCGTACACCGCGGCGTCGGACGAGGTCATGGCGACGCTCCGCTCCCACCCGGGAGCCGTCGTCCAGGTGCTCGGCTGGGACGAGGCGTTCGTCGGCATCACGACGGACGACCCCGAAGCCGAGGCCCGCAGCATCCAACGAGCCGTTATGGACCGCACACGGCTGCACTGCAGCGTCGGCATCGGCGACACGCTCGTGCGCGCGAAGAACGCAATGGACTTCGGAAAACCCCAGGGCGTCTTCCGGCTGACGGCGGCCAACTGGCTCGAGGTGATGGGCCCACGACCGACGAGCGCGCTGTGGGGTGTGGGATCGAAGGTCTCGAAGCGCCTGGCGGCGCTCGGGATCACGACCGTCGACGAGCTCGCGCGCGCGGACGTCGACGCCCTCGCGGGCGAGTTCGGCCCCAAGATGGGTCCCTGGTATCGGCAGCTCGGGCGCGGCGACGGGTCCGCAGAGGTCGACGACACCCCCTGGGTCGCGCGCGGTCACGGCCACGAGACGACCTTTCAAGAGAACCTCGTCGCGCGCACCGATATCGAACAGGCGGCGCGAGTGCTCATCGCGGAGGTGCTTCGCGATGTCGCCGCGGAGGGACGCGCCGTCGTCGGTGTCGGCCTCAAGGTTCGCTACGCGCCTTTCACGACGAAGACGTTCGTCCACAAGATCGCGCCCACGTTCGACCGAGCGCTCGTCGAGGCGGAGACGATGAAACTCGTCGACAAGATCGAGCACGGGCGGGAGATCCGTCTGCTGGGCGCACGCGCCGAGATGGAGATGCCCGACGATGCTCGGGAGGGCCACACCCCGACCCGTGGAGGTTGGTGA
- a CDS encoding acyl-CoA desaturase, protein MSSTVLESRLGPVRQTYAGTTEFPPMARAYTDVSQVVRESGLLRRTPWFYALIGAAIAVAFGGAITGFILLGDSWFQLLIAAALGILFTQVAFLGHEAAHRQILTSGPANDRLARILANGVVGMSLSWWTTKHTRHHANPNRVGKDPDIDVDTISFLDEDAAKARGLQRLITRRQGWLFFPLLTLEGLNLHFLAFRHVFGREPVKNRPTEILLLLARFAVIWTPIFLFLPLGLAFAFVGVQMAVFGVYMGASFAPNHKGMPVIAKDAKLDFFSKQVRTSRNVSGGWWATWLMGGLNYQVEHHLFPNMPRLHLARAREIVKEQCETLGVPYTETTLWRSYGIVISYLNEVGLAARDPFDCPMVGSYRRV, encoded by the coding sequence ATCTCCTCCACCGTTCTCGAGTCTCGTCTCGGCCCCGTTCGTCAGACCTACGCTGGAACGACGGAGTTCCCGCCCATGGCCCGCGCCTACACCGATGTGTCGCAGGTCGTCCGAGAGAGCGGCCTCCTTCGTCGTACGCCGTGGTTCTACGCCCTCATCGGCGCCGCCATCGCCGTCGCTTTCGGGGGCGCCATCACGGGGTTCATCCTCCTCGGCGACAGCTGGTTCCAGCTCCTCATCGCGGCGGCCCTCGGCATCCTGTTCACGCAGGTCGCCTTCCTCGGACATGAGGCGGCGCACCGCCAGATCCTCACCTCCGGTCCGGCGAACGACCGCCTCGCACGGATCCTCGCAAACGGCGTCGTCGGCATGAGCCTCTCGTGGTGGACGACGAAGCACACGCGTCACCACGCGAACCCGAACCGTGTCGGCAAAGATCCCGACATCGACGTCGACACGATCTCGTTCCTCGACGAGGATGCCGCGAAGGCACGGGGTCTCCAGCGCCTCATCACGCGCCGCCAGGGCTGGCTGTTCTTCCCGCTCCTGACGCTCGAGGGGCTGAACCTGCACTTCCTCGCGTTCCGCCACGTCTTCGGCCGTGAGCCCGTCAAGAACCGCCCGACCGAGATCCTGCTGCTCCTCGCACGCTTCGCCGTGATCTGGACGCCGATCTTCCTCTTCCTCCCCCTCGGCCTCGCCTTCGCGTTCGTGGGTGTCCAGATGGCCGTCTTCGGCGTCTACATGGGAGCCTCGTTCGCCCCCAACCACAAGGGGATGCCGGTCATCGCGAAGGACGCGAAGCTCGATTTCTTCAGCAAGCAGGTGCGCACGTCGCGCAACGTCTCCGGCGGCTGGTGGGCGACGTGGCTCATGGGCGGCCTCAACTACCAGGTCGAGCACCACCTCTTCCCGAACATGCCGCGCCTGCACCTCGCCCGCGCCCGCGAGATCGTCAAGGAGCAGTGCGAGACGCTCGGCGTCCCGTACACCGAGACGACCCTCTGGCGTTCGTACGGCATCGTGATCTCGTATCTCAACGAGGTCGGCCTCGCGGCACGCGACCCGTTCGACTGCCCCATGGTCGGGTCGTACCGGCGGGTCTGA
- a CDS encoding cold-shock protein, which produces MATGTVKWFNSEKGYGFIAPDDGSADLFAHFSAITGNGFKELRETQKVEFDAEQGPKGMQAANIRPL; this is translated from the coding sequence ATGGCCACTGGCACCGTGAAATGGTTCAACTCCGAAAAGGGCTACGGCTTCATTGCGCCCGACGACGGATCCGCCGACCTGTTCGCGCACTTCAGCGCGATCACCGGCAACGGCTTCAAGGAGCTCCGCGAGACCCAGAAGGTCGAGTTCGACGCCGAGCAGGGCCCCAAGGGCATGCAGGCCGCGAACATCCGGCCCCTCTGA
- the msrA gene encoding peptide-methionine (S)-S-oxide reductase MsrA: protein MSTDTGTITQSPGLETAVLAGGCFWGMEDLIRRQPGVIDTRVGYTGGQNAHATYRNHPGHAEAVEIVFDPTQTSYRDILAFFFQIHDPSTLNRQGNDIGTSYRSAIFPLSPEQEEVARDTIADVDASGLWPGKAVTTIEPVGPFWEAEPEHQDYLIRYPNGYTCHFPRAGWVLPKRDATV from the coding sequence ATGAGCACCGATACCGGAACCATCACCCAGAGCCCCGGCCTGGAGACCGCCGTCCTCGCGGGCGGGTGCTTCTGGGGCATGGAGGACCTGATCCGCCGCCAGCCGGGCGTCATCGACACGCGGGTCGGTTACACGGGCGGCCAGAACGCCCACGCGACCTATCGCAACCACCCCGGCCACGCCGAGGCCGTCGAGATCGTCTTCGATCCGACGCAGACCTCGTATCGCGACATCCTCGCGTTCTTCTTCCAGATCCATGATCCCTCGACGCTCAACCGGCAGGGCAATGACATCGGCACGAGCTACCGCTCGGCGATCTTCCCCCTGTCCCCCGAGCAGGAGGAGGTCGCGCGCGACACGATCGCCGATGTGGACGCATCGGGCCTGTGGCCCGGCAAGGCCGTCACGACGATCGAGCCCGTGGGTCCTTTCTGGGAGGCCGAGCCCGAGCACCAGGACTACCTGATCCGCTACCCCAACGGCTACACGTGCCACTTCCCGCGCGCCGGATGGGTTCTGCCGAAGCGCGACGCGACGGTCTGA
- the msrB gene encoding peptide-methionine (R)-S-oxide reductase MsrB, translating to MTTEYRKTPEAVSRLTDIQYRVTQKDGTEPPFRNEYWNTHEPGIYVDVVSGQPLFSSTDKYDSGTGWPSFTRPIDPGAVTTTTDRTLWMRRTEVRSSGADSHLGHVFDDGPRQAGGLRYCMNSASLRFIPLASLEEEGYGAYSSLFENTTQENAS from the coding sequence GTGACGACCGAGTACCGCAAGACCCCCGAGGCCGTGAGCCGCCTCACCGACATCCAGTACCGCGTGACGCAGAAGGACGGCACCGAGCCGCCGTTCCGCAACGAGTACTGGAACACCCATGAGCCCGGCATCTATGTCGACGTCGTCTCAGGTCAGCCGTTGTTCTCATCGACCGACAAGTACGACAGCGGCACAGGATGGCCGAGCTTCACCCGACCGATCGACCCCGGAGCCGTGACCACGACGACCGACCGCACCCTGTGGATGCGCCGCACCGAAGTGCGATCGTCGGGCGCCGACAGCCACCTGGGTCACGTCTTCGACGACGGCCCCCGCCAGGCGGGAGGCCTGAGATACTGCATGAACTCGGCCTCCCTGCGCTTCATCCCCCTCGCCTCGCTCGAGGAAGAGGGATACGGCGCATACTCTTCCCTCTTCGAGAACACCACGCAGGAGAACGCATCATGA
- a CDS encoding RimK family alpha-L-glutamate ligase, whose product MTTALRPRVGIVVTDTYSPVDPDHDTPLLLDALRARDVDAEAVVWHSDAAELEAYDLLVLRSPWDYPDRPDEFHAWLDRAELATRVANAPATMRWNLDKHYLADLERAGIAVVPTRYCRTVAEARDAVAAHTRVVVKPAVSAGAKDTGLFDATDPRAVALAERILSRGDVVMVQPEIPELSAGHEKALYAVDGHYSHAIAKGALLEIGGGFIGGVYVENPRAVETTEAEHGFVERVLDAVVEVTGGAVPLYARVDTVDSAEYGLLLLEVELVEPALNLHIATEAIDRVADAIARAATPRGD is encoded by the coding sequence GTGACCACCGCTCTCCGTCCCCGCGTCGGCATCGTCGTGACCGACACCTACTCCCCCGTGGACCCCGACCACGACACCCCGCTTCTCCTCGACGCCCTGCGCGCCCGCGATGTCGACGCCGAAGCCGTCGTCTGGCATTCGGATGCCGCTGAGCTCGAGGCCTACGACCTCCTCGTGCTCCGCTCCCCGTGGGACTACCCCGACCGGCCCGACGAGTTCCACGCGTGGCTCGATCGGGCGGAGCTCGCGACGCGCGTCGCGAACGCGCCTGCGACGATGCGCTGGAACCTCGACAAGCACTACCTCGCCGATCTCGAGCGAGCGGGCATCGCCGTCGTTCCGACGCGCTACTGCCGGACGGTCGCCGAGGCGCGCGACGCGGTCGCGGCCCACACCCGCGTCGTCGTGAAGCCCGCCGTCTCGGCGGGCGCGAAGGACACGGGTCTGTTCGACGCGACCGATCCCCGCGCCGTCGCCCTCGCCGAGCGCATCCTCTCGCGTGGCGACGTCGTCATGGTGCAGCCCGAGATCCCCGAGCTCAGCGCGGGCCACGAGAAGGCTCTCTACGCCGTCGATGGCCACTACAGCCACGCGATCGCGAAGGGGGCGCTCCTCGAGATCGGCGGCGGGTTCATCGGGGGCGTGTACGTCGAGAATCCGCGTGCCGTCGAGACGACCGAGGCCGAGCACGGCTTCGTCGAGCGGGTCTTGGACGCCGTCGTCGAGGTCACCGGCGGGGCGGTCCCCCTGTATGCACGCGTCGACACCGTCGATTCCGCCGAGTACGGCCTCTTGCTCCTCGAAGTGGAACTCGTCGAACCCGCCCTCAATCTGCACATCGCGACGGAGGCGATCGACCGCGTCGCCGACGCGATCGCGCGGGCCGCCACGCCGAGAGGCGACTGA
- a CDS encoding HNH endonuclease — translation MVVRQTRAARASRRRARRVAASGSDLTDAQWFAILDAWGSCAYCGADGVALQRDCVLPISRGGRYTLDNVVPACRSCNASKCNDEVTSWMRRRRLDEPRFLVRWIAIVTELRAGGPRPASTGDGPAASVTGA, via the coding sequence ATGGTCGTCCGACAGACACGTGCCGCGCGCGCCTCCCGGCGGCGCGCACGTCGGGTCGCGGCATCCGGAAGCGACCTCACCGACGCGCAGTGGTTCGCGATCCTCGACGCGTGGGGTTCGTGTGCCTACTGCGGCGCCGACGGGGTCGCGCTCCAACGCGACTGCGTCCTGCCCATCTCCCGGGGCGGCAGGTACACGCTCGACAACGTCGTCCCCGCGTGCCGATCGTGCAACGCCAGCAAGTGCAATGACGAGGTGACGTCGTGGATGCGGCGCCGGCGCCTCGATGAACCCCGTTTCCTCGTCCGATGGATCGCGATCGTGACCGAACTGCGTGCGGGCGGCCCACGGCCCGCATCAACGGGCGACGGGCCCGCGGCATCCGTCACCGGCGCATAG
- a CDS encoding SDR family oxidoreductase, with the protein MSRILLIGGHGKVALLLEPLLTGRGDHVTAVIRNADHEVDVAATGATPLVADIEAFDTRQLTNLVSGNDVVIWSAGAGGGSARRTYAIDRDAAIRSIDAAVAAGVNRYVMVSYFGAGRDHGVPPENSFFAYAESKAAADEHLRASGLDWTIVAPSSLTLDEPTRRIDTEAEESGSVPRADVAAVIAAVLADDTTIGRTISFNTGDVPIAEAIRA; encoded by the coding sequence ATGTCCCGCATCCTGCTGATCGGTGGCCACGGCAAGGTCGCACTGCTTCTCGAGCCCCTTCTGACCGGCCGTGGGGATCACGTCACCGCCGTCATCCGCAACGCCGATCACGAGGTCGATGTCGCGGCAACCGGGGCGACGCCCCTCGTCGCCGACATCGAGGCCTTCGACACGCGCCAGCTGACGAATCTCGTGAGCGGCAACGACGTCGTCATCTGGTCCGCGGGCGCGGGCGGGGGGAGCGCGCGGCGGACGTACGCCATCGACCGCGACGCCGCGATCCGCTCGATCGACGCGGCCGTGGCCGCAGGCGTGAACCGGTACGTCATGGTGTCGTACTTCGGTGCCGGCCGTGATCACGGTGTGCCGCCCGAGAACTCCTTCTTCGCGTACGCCGAATCCAAAGCGGCGGCAGACGAGCACCTGCGCGCGAGCGGCCTCGACTGGACGATCGTCGCGCCGAGCAGCCTGACCCTCGACGAGCCCACGCGTCGCATCGACACGGAGGCCGAGGAGTCGGGCTCCGTTCCGCGAGCGGACGTCGCGGCGGTCATCGCCGCCGTGCTCGCCGACGACACCACGATCGGCCGCACGATCTCCTTCAACACCGGCGACGTCCCCATCGCGGAAGCCATCCGCGCGTAA
- a CDS encoding PadR family transcriptional regulator — protein MSGFSMGGRSFGGNMGGGAGWPTGGLWDAMEQLRGEFDRRVGTRMGRGDVRAAILAILAEQPMHGYQIIQEIEERSHGAWKPSPGSVYPTLQLLADEGLVLAEESGGRKTYSLTEEGRAVADAAGDAPWHGEQSREFTRATALPKAGANLAQATMQVATTGTPEQVEEAIAVLEDARRKLFAILAQD, from the coding sequence ATGAGTGGATTCTCGATGGGCGGACGCTCGTTCGGTGGGAACATGGGCGGAGGCGCAGGCTGGCCCACGGGTGGGCTGTGGGATGCCATGGAGCAGCTCCGCGGAGAGTTCGATCGTCGCGTGGGAACACGCATGGGCCGCGGCGACGTGCGCGCCGCGATCCTCGCGATCCTCGCCGAGCAGCCCATGCACGGCTACCAGATCATCCAGGAGATCGAAGAGCGCAGCCACGGGGCATGGAAGCCGAGCCCCGGCTCGGTCTACCCGACGCTCCAGCTCCTCGCCGACGAGGGCCTCGTGCTCGCGGAGGAGTCCGGTGGTCGCAAGACCTATTCGCTGACAGAAGAAGGCCGTGCCGTCGCGGATGCCGCGGGCGACGCGCCCTGGCACGGCGAGCAGTCGCGCGAGTTCACCCGGGCGACGGCGCTTCCCAAGGCGGGCGCCAACCTCGCACAGGCGACGATGCAGGTCGCGACGACGGGGACCCCGGAGCAGGTCGAGGAAGCGATCGCCGTCCTGGAGGATGCGCGTCGTAAGCTGTTCGCGATCCTCGCGCAGGACTGA